A DNA window from Paenibacillus segetis contains the following coding sequences:
- a CDS encoding DUF2785 domain-containing protein translates to MVTREQLMIDLQRIEDNDYHLNEGEVAWDYITWMLQYIGDPQPELRDNLIYATFAEWISGRKLFNENELREILSTILDDEHLFYHLGSEEDQSVFTRTFSVLVVVLILQRHREQSFLTLAEFTHLKKNLIRYYVEEMDLRGYVTEGGWAHAAAHGADALEELVQCSESDQDVQLEVLAAIQRMLYNGDYVFSDDEDDRIASIVVTIIEQELLSPSLIAAWFGQLEQCCDWPRSRSMYKTRTNTKNFLRSLYFRLLHHQRGADLMESIITTERKLNRFA, encoded by the coding sequence ATGGTGACAAGAGAGCAACTAATGATTGACCTGCAAAGAATAGAGGACAATGATTATCACCTTAATGAAGGTGAAGTCGCATGGGATTACATCACTTGGATGCTCCAATATATCGGAGACCCTCAGCCGGAATTACGCGACAATCTGATCTATGCTACTTTTGCTGAATGGATCAGTGGACGGAAGTTATTTAATGAAAATGAGCTGCGCGAGATTTTATCTACTATCCTCGATGATGAACATCTGTTTTATCATTTGGGTAGCGAGGAAGATCAGAGTGTATTTACAAGAACATTCTCTGTACTTGTTGTGGTGTTGATATTGCAGCGGCATAGGGAGCAGTCTTTTCTGACTCTAGCAGAATTCACCCATTTGAAGAAAAACTTGATTCGATACTATGTTGAAGAGATGGATTTACGAGGTTATGTAACCGAGGGCGGTTGGGCCCATGCTGCAGCCCATGGAGCGGATGCCCTGGAAGAATTAGTGCAATGCAGCGAGAGTGATCAAGACGTACAACTGGAAGTACTAGCAGCAATTCAGCGAATGTTGTATAACGGGGATTATGTATTTAGTGATGATGAGGATGACCGTATTGCCAGTATTGTGGTTACGATAATTGAACAGGAACTATTATCGCCTTCATTGATTGCTGCGTGGTTTGGTCAATTGGAGCAATGTTGTGACTGGCCGCGGAGCCGTAGTATGTATAAAACCCGAACAAATACAAAAAATTTCCTGCGAAGTCTTTATTTTAGATTGCTTCATCATCAGCGTGGAGCGGATCTGATGGAATCTATAATTACAACAGAAAGAAAGTTAAATAGATTCGCTTAA